A single region of the Nitrospirota bacterium genome encodes:
- a CDS encoding nuclear transport factor 2 family protein, with product MAGKSPVDTVNTLIEAINRGDLGAALAQYEPHAILVAEPGKVATGTKAIRTALEGFIALKPTLRGDAHQFLEGGNLALFCSKWTLTGTGPDGKPVEMGGTSSDVLRRQADGNWLIVIDNPWGTALLG from the coding sequence ATGGCGGGAAAGAGCCCTGTAGACACGGTCAACACGTTGATTGAGGCCATCAACCGAGGAGATCTCGGCGCAGCATTGGCCCAGTACGAGCCGCACGCCATACTGGTGGCAGAACCCGGAAAAGTGGCGACCGGAACAAAGGCGATCCGAACAGCTCTCGAAGGGTTCATTGCTCTGAAGCCGACTCTTCGGGGCGACGCGCATCAGTTTCTGGAAGGAGGCAACCTCGCGCTCTTCTGCTCAAAATGGACATTGACCGGCACGGGTCCTGATGGCAAGCCGGTGGAAATGGGCGGGACCTCTTCGGACGTCCTGCGGCGTCAAGCGGATGGGAACTGGCTGATCGTCATCGATAATCCGTGGGGGACAGCGCTTCTTGGCTGA
- a CDS encoding RNA polymerase sigma factor: MEQTLETWVERAKEGDRAALEELVRGIKDRIYNLAMRMLWHPADAEDATQEILIKIVTHLSSFRSESAFTTWVYRIASNFLLTTRKRLAEQHALTFEQLGEDLDEGLSEPPLQVPPEADQGLLVKEVKIGCTQGMLLCLDRDHRMTYILGEIFEVTSDEGSDILGITTAAFRKRLSRARTQIRAFMREKCGLVNASVPCRCAKRVSAVIDSGRLDPEHLLFADHPARDTTLIARVQEVEELEQAAAVFQSHPDYAAPDKFVEGIKQLVESGKFGMLRE, encoded by the coding sequence ATGGAACAGACGCTGGAAACGTGGGTCGAACGCGCGAAAGAAGGTGATAGAGCGGCGCTGGAGGAACTGGTACGCGGCATCAAGGACCGGATCTACAACCTCGCCATGCGGATGCTGTGGCACCCGGCCGACGCCGAAGACGCGACGCAGGAAATCCTCATCAAAATCGTCACCCACCTGAGCAGTTTTCGCAGCGAGAGCGCGTTCACGACCTGGGTCTACCGCATCGCCTCCAACTTCCTCTTAACCACCCGCAAACGTCTCGCAGAGCAACACGCCCTGACCTTCGAGCAACTTGGGGAGGATCTCGATGAGGGGCTCTCCGAGCCGCCATTGCAGGTCCCGCCAGAGGCCGATCAAGGTCTCCTGGTCAAAGAGGTCAAAATTGGCTGTACCCAAGGGATGTTGCTGTGCCTGGATCGTGATCATCGCATGACCTATATCTTGGGGGAGATCTTCGAGGTCACCAGTGATGAGGGGAGCGATATCTTAGGCATCACCACCGCGGCGTTTCGCAAACGGCTTTCCCGCGCGCGCACGCAGATTCGCGCCTTCATGCGGGAAAAGTGCGGCCTGGTCAACGCGAGCGTCCCCTGCCGCTGCGCCAAGCGGGTCAGTGCCGTGATTGACTCCGGCCGGCTCGATCCCGAGCACCTGCTGTTTGCCGATCATCCCGCCCGCGACACGACGTTGATCGCGCGCGTCCAAGAAGTGGAGGAACTGGAGCAGGCGGCCGCCGTGTTTCAGAGCCACCCAGATTATGCGGCCCCGGACAAGTTCGTTGAGGGCATCAAACAGCTCGTTGAGTCCGGAAAGTTCGGCATGTTGAGGGAATAG
- a CDS encoding SgcJ/EcaC family oxidoreductase yields the protein MDTQLIEQRLKTYFSALNHSDVKAAIGSYTKDGIFMPTEGPTAIGVEQLDGAYRSVFNAIKLHVGFTIEEIVQSGEYAFAITTSNGEVTILAKGVTAPEKNRELFVLRKENGQWKIARYMFNKSSPSQH from the coding sequence ATGGACACGCAACTGATCGAGCAGCGGTTGAAGACCTACTTTTCGGCGCTGAATCACTCAGACGTCAAGGCGGCCATCGGGTCGTACACCAAAGACGGCATATTTATGCCGACCGAAGGACCCACGGCCATTGGAGTTGAGCAGCTCGATGGAGCGTATCGCTCGGTGTTCAACGCCATCAAACTCCATGTGGGTTTTACCATCGAAGAAATTGTTCAGAGCGGTGAGTACGCGTTCGCCATCACCACATCCAATGGGGAGGTGACGATTCTTGCCAAGGGGGTGACGGCTCCGGAGAAGAACCGCGAGCTCTTTGTCCTGCGGAAGGAGAATGGGCAATGGAAGATTGCGCGGTACATGTTCAATAAATCGTCGCCGTCGCAGCACTGA
- a CDS encoding DoxX family protein yields MQQAQGALTLAGRTMLALMFLLSGLGKIGSVAGTQGYMEAKGVPGVLIWPAIVLEIGGALAVMVGAGTRWASGLLCVFTVLTAVIFHRQFSDQVQMFMFLKNVAIAGGFLYLLAFGPGRWSWDERKTR; encoded by the coding sequence GTGCAACAGGCACAAGGCGCGCTCACCCTTGCCGGACGCACGATGCTCGCCCTCATGTTTCTGCTGTCAGGGCTTGGCAAGATCGGGAGCGTGGCCGGCACGCAAGGGTACATGGAGGCGAAAGGCGTCCCGGGCGTGCTGATCTGGCCCGCCATCGTCCTGGAAATCGGGGGCGCGCTCGCGGTCATGGTTGGCGCCGGCACGCGGTGGGCCTCCGGACTACTGTGCGTGTTCACCGTGCTGACGGCCGTCATCTTTCATCGCCAGTTCAGCGATCAAGTTCAGATGTTCATGTTTCTCAAGAATGTGGCGATCGCAGGCGGGTTCTTGTACCTGTTGGCATTCGGTCCTGGCCGATGGAGCTGGGACGAGCGGAAGACGCGGTAG
- a CDS encoding DNA-3-methyladenine glycosylase I has translation MGRTAGTATTRSVSHKVTTQAASAEPMLCQVGTKPKNDNGYFEAMTKVIFRSGLSWTMIEDKWPNFRKAFGEFAIANVARFGEPDVDRLMKDTGIVRNYRKIIATIDNARELQTIQLQGAGPSVLIPRWVNGGVLSPLCRRGNARDDSTMGGGSPGEEGGYQRRVTSYKKGVAAMSELHHTITINALPGKVWNVLADLEAVQRYNPTVSRAQYISSNKEGLGASRQCDLKPKGVVKERVIAWEPNHAIALELYESPWPLVFMRWRTEVKPEGAGTVVSQRMEYRVKFGVLGALMDRLVMRRTLDRTIADVFVGLKRFVETGEQASGTPR, from the coding sequence ATGGGACGAACAGCCGGAACAGCGACGACACGATCCGTCTCTCACAAGGTGACCACTCAAGCCGCATCGGCCGAGCCGATGTTGTGCCAGGTGGGGACGAAACCGAAGAACGACAACGGCTACTTCGAGGCCATGACCAAGGTGATCTTCCGCTCGGGTCTCAGTTGGACGATGATCGAGGACAAGTGGCCCAACTTCCGGAAGGCATTTGGCGAGTTCGCGATCGCGAACGTCGCGCGATTCGGCGAGCCGGATGTCGACCGATTGATGAAGGATACCGGCATCGTGCGCAACTACCGCAAGATCATCGCGACGATCGACAATGCACGCGAGCTGCAGACCATTCAACTGCAAGGCGCTGGGCCGTCGGTTCTCATTCCTCGGTGGGTCAACGGCGGTGTTCTTTCTCCGCTGTGTAGGCGAGGAAATGCCCGAGACGATTCGACGATGGGAGGAGGAAGCCCGGGAGAAGAAGGCGGGTACCAACGGCGAGTGACGTCATATAAGAAGGGAGTGGCAGCCATGTCGGAACTTCACCATACGATCACGATCAACGCACTGCCGGGCAAGGTCTGGAACGTGTTGGCCGACTTGGAAGCCGTGCAGCGCTATAACCCCACGGTGTCGCGCGCCCAGTACATCTCGTCCAACAAAGAGGGCCTCGGCGCGAGCCGGCAGTGCGATCTCAAGCCAAAGGGCGTGGTCAAGGAACGCGTCATCGCATGGGAGCCCAACCACGCCATTGCGCTGGAGTTGTACGAGAGCCCGTGGCCGCTGGTGTTCATGAGGTGGCGGACAGAGGTGAAGCCTGAGGGAGCCGGAACAGTCGTCAGCCAGCGGATGGAGTATCGGGTCAAGTTCGGGGTGCTCGGAGCGTTGATGGATCGCCTGGTCATGCGCCGAACACTGGATCGGACGATCGCCGATGTGTTCGTTGGGCTGAAGCGATTTGTCGAGACGGGCGAACAAGCGTCCGGCACACCACGATGA
- a CDS encoding MBL fold metallo-hydrolase translates to MTTPQIIRIPILPAGLVNAHLILGPNGCILVDTGLPGSEAKIEKVLTKHGRSFGDITLIVITHAHVDHAGNSVSVRELSGAPIVAHEQDAEYVHRETSMTFCPTGWFGRLFLKTPLMFESYQGFAPDILLSSDTLDLTRYGIPGVVTHTPGHTAGSISVALSTKDALVGDLIASGVLLGGLIRTNHAKRPPFEDDPRAVGFALQRLLDSGMERFYMGHGGPLNAGEVRRHAQVLARIPMSGPALATR, encoded by the coding sequence ATGACCACACCTCAGATCATCCGTATACCGATCTTGCCCGCCGGTCTGGTGAACGCTCACCTCATCCTGGGGCCAAATGGCTGCATTCTTGTCGATACCGGGCTGCCTGGGTCGGAGGCGAAGATTGAGAAGGTGTTAACAAAGCACGGACGTTCATTCGGGGATATCACACTCATCGTGATCACCCACGCTCACGTGGACCACGCGGGGAACTCGGTGTCGGTGCGCGAATTGTCCGGTGCGCCGATTGTGGCCCACGAGCAAGACGCCGAATACGTTCACCGAGAAACGTCAATGACATTCTGCCCCACCGGGTGGTTTGGCCGTCTTTTCCTCAAAACACCCTTGATGTTCGAGTCCTATCAAGGGTTTGCTCCGGATATTTTACTCTCGAGCGACACGCTGGACCTCACTCGCTACGGCATTCCCGGCGTAGTCACCCACACGCCGGGTCATACGGCGGGTTCCATCTCGGTAGCGCTTTCGACGAAAGACGCGCTGGTCGGCGATCTTATTGCTTCAGGAGTTCTGTTGGGTGGCCTCATCAGAACCAACCATGCCAAACGTCCGCCCTTTGAAGATGACCCGCGTGCAGTGGGCTTTGCGCTGCAACGTCTGCTTGATTCCGGCATGGAGAGATTTTACATGGGGCACGGCGGCCCCTTAAATGCCGGCGAAGTCCGGCGTCACGCGCAGGTTCTTGCGCGAATACCCATGAGCGGCCCGGCCTTGGCGACGAGGTGA
- a CDS encoding sigma 54-interacting transcriptional regulator: MLAIGHARAVDGVLRQIVDGVAECSDVALVRIWLIAPGDICGECRFRSECPDQTRCLHLAASAGHSEHSSEDLSRIDGAFRRFPLGVRKIGGIAQTGEPLLISHVTSDQPWVARPEWITAEGIRTFAGQPLVFRGEVLGVLGMFDRGELTPEAFAWLRTFADHAAVAIANARAFEEIDTLKKRLELENDYLREEVTAALGSRDLVGESGALHHVLRQIELVAPTNAAVLIQGESGTGKELVARAIHQQSARKERALIKVNCSAIPEHLFESEFFGHARGAFTGALKDKPGRFELADGGTLFLDEIGELPLAMQAKLLRVLQEQEIERVGESRTRRIDVRVIAATNRDLKAEVDAGRFRQDLFYRLSVFPITVPSLRERREDIAPLAAHFVRLAANRMNRPPPRLTRAQADQLASHDWPGNVRELQNVVERAVILAQGGPLRFEVAASPPSDAHRYRPRANETTTLLTRDDLKRHERDSIMAALKQSSGKVFGAGGAAELLGMKPTTLASRIKALGIKTRA, encoded by the coding sequence ATGCTCGCAATCGGCCATGCACGCGCGGTCGACGGGGTCCTCCGGCAGATCGTGGACGGCGTGGCGGAGTGCTCCGATGTCGCACTGGTCCGCATCTGGCTCATCGCACCAGGTGACATCTGCGGGGAATGTCGCTTCCGCTCTGAATGTCCGGACCAAACACGCTGCCTCCATCTCGCCGCCAGCGCGGGCCACTCCGAACATTCTTCAGAGGACTTGTCCCGGATCGACGGCGCGTTCCGCCGTTTTCCGCTCGGTGTCCGAAAGATCGGGGGGATCGCGCAGACCGGGGAACCCCTCCTCATTTCCCATGTGACATCCGACCAGCCGTGGGTCGCACGACCCGAGTGGATCACGGCCGAAGGCATACGAACCTTCGCGGGACAGCCGCTGGTGTTTCGCGGCGAAGTGCTCGGTGTGCTCGGCATGTTCGACCGAGGCGAGCTCACCCCCGAGGCCTTCGCGTGGCTCCGCACCTTCGCTGACCACGCCGCGGTGGCGATCGCCAACGCGCGCGCCTTCGAAGAGATCGACACACTCAAGAAGAGGCTCGAACTGGAAAACGACTACCTCCGCGAAGAGGTCACCGCGGCGCTCGGCTCGCGCGACCTGGTGGGCGAGAGTGGCGCACTGCACCACGTGTTGCGGCAAATCGAACTGGTCGCGCCAACCAACGCCGCCGTGCTCATCCAGGGCGAAAGCGGCACGGGCAAGGAGCTCGTTGCCCGTGCCATCCACCAACAGAGCGCGCGGAAAGAGCGCGCCCTCATCAAGGTCAACTGCAGCGCAATCCCTGAACACCTTTTCGAAAGCGAGTTTTTCGGTCACGCGCGCGGCGCGTTTACCGGCGCGCTCAAGGACAAACCTGGCCGGTTTGAGCTCGCGGACGGCGGGACGCTGTTCCTCGACGAGATCGGCGAACTGCCGCTCGCCATGCAAGCCAAGCTGCTCCGTGTGTTGCAGGAACAGGAGATCGAGCGGGTGGGGGAGAGCCGCACTCGCAGAATCGATGTGCGCGTGATCGCCGCGACCAACCGCGACCTGAAGGCCGAGGTGGATGCCGGGCGATTCCGGCAGGACTTGTTCTATCGGCTCAGCGTCTTCCCGATCACGGTCCCGTCCTTGCGCGAGCGCCGCGAAGACATCGCACCGCTCGCCGCGCATTTCGTCCGGCTTGCCGCAAACCGGATGAACCGACCTCCGCCACGCCTTACCCGTGCCCAAGCCGACCAGCTCGCCTCCCACGACTGGCCTGGGAACGTACGCGAACTCCAGAACGTCGTGGAGCGCGCGGTGATCCTCGCGCAAGGGGGGCCGCTGCGATTCGAGGTGGCGGCATCACCACCGTCCGACGCCCACCGATACCGGCCGCGCGCAAACGAGACTACAACCCTCCTCACTCGCGACGACCTGAAGCGCCACGAGCGCGACAGCATCATGGCGGCACTGAAGCAAAGCAGTGGAAAGGTATTCGGTGCGGGCGGCGCGGCAGAGTTGCTGGGCATGAAGCCCACCACGCTGGCCTCGCGCATCAAAGCCTTGGGGATCAAGACCCGCGCCTGA
- a CDS encoding TfoX/Sxy family protein: MPRKHKAGSATTPAAPDARFESLREALLRDDSVTPAKMFGSQGLKVRGKVFAMLVKGRLVVKLPRERVEALVESGRATPFDPGHGHLMKEWAAVEPDTEGAWTSLAEEAKAFVVRSSR, encoded by the coding sequence ATGCCTCGTAAGCACAAGGCGGGATCAGCGACCACACCGGCGGCCCCAGATGCGCGGTTTGAGTCCTTGCGCGAGGCGTTGCTGCGTGACGACAGCGTGACTCCGGCGAAGATGTTCGGCTCGCAGGGGTTGAAGGTTCGGGGCAAAGTGTTCGCCATGCTGGTCAAGGGCAGACTGGTGGTCAAACTGCCCCGCGAGCGTGTTGAAGCGCTCGTTGAATCCGGACGCGCGACGCCGTTCGATCCCGGCCACGGCCATCTGATGAAAGAATGGGCGGCGGTGGAGCCGGATACCGAGGGCGCCTGGACTTCGCTGGCGGAGGAAGCGAAGGCCTTTGTTGTTCGGTCGAGTCGGTAG
- a CDS encoding isoprenylcysteine carboxylmethyltransferase family protein has protein sequence MRADARDNPGVIAPPLLIYAVAFGGAELLHALAPLHVGSGLMRALGGTLLIGAGILLARGAFRAMGLAGTSANPYSSATALVMQGPFRWTRNPLYLAQTFLYIGMAMALNTLWPLAWLPVVLLVMRYGVIEREERRLERQFGAVYQAYAARVRRWF, from the coding sequence ATGCGCGCCGATGCACGGGATAACCCGGGCGTGATTGCTCCGCCGCTGCTGATTTACGCGGTGGCGTTCGGCGGGGCCGAACTCCTGCACGCGCTGGCTCCTCTTCATGTCGGGTCTGGGCTGATGAGAGCACTTGGGGGGACGCTGCTGATCGGGGCGGGCATCCTGCTGGCGCGCGGAGCGTTCCGCGCCATGGGTCTTGCGGGGACGAGTGCGAATCCGTATAGCTCGGCGACGGCGCTCGTCATGCAAGGCCCGTTTCGGTGGACGCGCAATCCGCTCTATCTCGCTCAAACGTTCCTGTACATCGGCATGGCGATGGCCCTGAACACACTCTGGCCCCTGGCGTGGCTTCCCGTTGTCCTGTTGGTGATGCGCTACGGCGTGATCGAGCGGGAGGAGCGTCGGCTGGAGCGGCAGTTCGGAGCGGTCTATCAGGCGTACGCGGCGAGGGTCCGCCGCTGGTTCTAA
- a CDS encoding DJ-1/PfpI family protein yields MKSTEGRILGFRLGIYVFKDAEIVDYAAPHGVFSVARRFDPELDAFLVAENVRPVQTQAGFTVLPNYSFGDRPAMDAFLVPGGFGTRQEMHNRRLHEFIRALPDHTLLASVCTGSWVYGRMGLLDGLSATNRKEPDRLEASAFGKVPIDRLAEIAPACRVSRARVVDAGRIVTAGGIASGMEMGFHLLRRAGYDEAFINEVARVMEYHQAYALYREDTEYAALGPQLAARPQ; encoded by the coding sequence ATGAAGAGCACAGAAGGCCGGATCCTCGGGTTTCGTCTCGGCATCTATGTCTTCAAGGATGCCGAGATCGTGGACTATGCCGCACCGCACGGGGTGTTCTCCGTCGCACGGCGGTTTGACCCGGAGCTGGATGCGTTCCTGGTCGCGGAGAACGTGCGACCCGTCCAGACACAGGCGGGCTTCACCGTGCTGCCGAACTATTCGTTCGGCGATCGGCCGGCGATGGACGCCTTCCTGGTCCCAGGCGGATTCGGGACCCGGCAGGAGATGCACAACCGCCGGCTGCACGAGTTCATCCGCGCGCTGCCGGATCACACGTTGCTGGCGAGCGTGTGCACCGGCTCGTGGGTCTACGGCCGGATGGGACTGCTCGATGGCCTGAGTGCCACGAACCGCAAAGAACCCGACCGGCTGGAAGCCTCGGCGTTCGGCAAGGTACCGATCGATCGCCTCGCCGAGATCGCGCCGGCCTGCCGCGTGAGCCGTGCGCGTGTGGTTGATGCCGGGCGCATCGTGACCGCCGGTGGGATTGCGAGCGGGATGGAGATGGGCTTCCACCTTTTGCGACGCGCGGGCTATGACGAAGCCTTTATCAACGAGGTTGCGCGCGTGATGGAGTACCACCAAGCATACGCCCTGTACCGCGAGGACACCGAGTACGCGGCCCTCGGGCCTCAACTGGCGGCTCGGCCTCAATGA
- a CDS encoding nuclear transport factor 2 family protein produces MQPVQTPITGQEDQGDLSLPFHALVQFYHAFNTRNMTVMAENWAQSDEIAMDNPLGGIKRGWADIRQVYEKLFSEPATVYVEYYDYTLHEAGEMFYAVGRERGSFRVGGDEITLAIRTTRVFRKQHGRWRQLHHHGSIDDPKLLERYQSAVLGKPPDKSERAR; encoded by the coding sequence ATGCAACCGGTACAGACACCGATCACCGGTCAGGAAGACCAGGGCGACCTGTCGTTGCCGTTCCACGCGCTGGTTCAGTTTTATCACGCCTTCAACACCAGGAACATGACGGTCATGGCGGAGAACTGGGCGCAATCGGACGAGATCGCGATGGACAACCCGCTGGGAGGGATCAAGCGAGGCTGGGCGGACATCCGACAGGTGTATGAGAAACTCTTCAGTGAGCCAGCCACCGTATACGTCGAATATTACGACTACACGCTCCACGAGGCCGGCGAGATGTTCTATGCCGTGGGCCGAGAACGTGGCTCCTTCCGAGTGGGCGGTGATGAGATCACGCTCGCGATCAGAACCACTCGCGTCTTTCGGAAACAGCATGGCCGATGGCGGCAGCTCCACCATCATGGATCGATCGACGATCCGAAATTGCTGGAGCGGTATCAGTCGGCGGTGCTGGGCAAGCCGCCGGATAAAAGCGAGAGAGCCCGCTAA
- a CDS encoding glucose 1-dehydrogenase: MRLKDKVAIVTGGGTGIGEAIAKAFAKEGATVVVTGRRKEELERVVREMERAKGRALAVPGSVTQEADVRAAVDATVRAYGRIDVLVNNAGNLFHAGPLHETSDQIWNETLDIFLTGTFRFTRAVIPHMLKQGGGSIVNISTTAALKALPGFPAHAYAAAKAGVIMLTKSVAIQYAKDKIRCNAICPAGVDTPGVAGWLSDPKAREWFNGIHPVGRMGRPEEIAPPAVYFASDESQWTTGAILPVDGGVMAQ; encoded by the coding sequence ATGAGGCTCAAAGACAAGGTCGCGATCGTCACGGGCGGAGGAACGGGAATTGGCGAGGCCATCGCCAAGGCCTTCGCAAAGGAAGGAGCGACGGTGGTCGTCACCGGCCGGCGGAAGGAGGAGCTGGAGCGGGTCGTGCGAGAGATGGAGCGTGCGAAAGGCCGTGCGCTGGCTGTGCCCGGGAGCGTGACCCAGGAGGCGGACGTGCGTGCCGCCGTGGATGCCACGGTCAGGGCGTACGGGCGGATCGATGTCCTGGTCAACAACGCCGGCAACCTGTTTCACGCCGGCCCGCTGCACGAAACATCGGATCAGATCTGGAATGAGACGCTGGACATCTTCCTCACCGGCACGTTTCGGTTTACGCGGGCGGTCATCCCGCACATGCTCAAGCAAGGCGGTGGGTCCATCGTGAACATTTCGACTACGGCGGCACTAAAAGCTCTTCCCGGCTTTCCGGCCCACGCCTATGCCGCGGCCAAGGCCGGGGTGATTATGCTGACGAAATCGGTCGCCATTCAGTACGCCAAGGACAAGATCCGGTGCAATGCGATCTGCCCGGCGGGAGTAGACACGCCTGGCGTGGCGGGCTGGCTCAGTGATCCGAAAGCACGGGAATGGTTTAACGGCATCCACCCCGTCGGTCGAATGGGCCGCCCCGAAGAGATCGCACCGCCTGCGGTGTATTTTGCCTCGGATGAATCGCAGTGGACCACCGGTGCGATCTTGCCCGTGGACGGCGGCGTCATGGCGCAATGA